CTTGATGAACTCACACTGGAATGTAAGCGGACTCAGGGGAGTGCTGGCAGCCTGGAGGGAGGGATTAATCAGATAACAGCACATGAACACTACAGCTAAAGACTGACACAGGTCTCATTGAGTTGACACCTCACAAGTTAGGATCACGTATTAGGTGACTTAGTCCATTAACAATTTAGGATGCCGTGAAATCAGCTTCCATGGCAAGACTCTCCAGTCGGAGCATGAGCAGCTAAGCGTCTTGGTGAAGTAGGAGGAATTGTACTCATGTTTTTTGACAAGCAAGATGCCTGAAAGATTACTGACTGTGAGGGAAGCAATGCCCTTTTGGTAGGAACGCAGGGCCTCGGCGATGGCGCTCATGGCTCCACTGTAGTCTCGGTCTTCCACATGACTCAGGCACTGCTCTGCCTTGGAAAACTCCTTCAGGCTGTTCAGCcagaagtagaagtgctcggATGCTACACGGGTCCGCAGACTCTGGTACAGCTCGCTGGAGAACTCGTGGCATCCCTGCAGATTAATGATAATTTTTCATTGTTTCAGGTGAATTATTTGGCAGCACTATGGCTGAATCTCATTTCTCTGTCTTCCCCCTTCCCCTTCCCCCTAGCCCTTCGTCTTACCCCTTGCCCTTGTCCCTCAAAACCGAGTGGTAAGGGGTAGGGGTGAAAACATACCCCTATCAAATGAGACACCACTTGGTTACGGTTACGTCATCATACATACTTAGGTCTGTTTGCAATAAAcatttgtatacacacactGCATGGTGTGTTCTACAGCTGTTTCAGTTATCACGGTTTTGAATGTCATTGATGTTCAGAAACACTTTTTGTTAACAAAAAGCTGTCTTTATTGCCCAATAAAGTAAACATAACAGgcaaaaacattatataaaaatatatattacagaACCATTATCAACTATTAGAACCATAACTTACATGTCACACGCATAAAAAAGGCACTCAaatgtataaaacaaaaaaaagacacacaagacCACAAACAGAAAAAACTACAGCTACTCTGAAATTCCAGACCACAGTCTGATGCCTGTTGGCGAGTAACCTTTCCCTCCAACCCCATTGCTTTCATTAGTGTCCTGTATCATGTCTGTGGCTTCTTCAGCTCTTGACACCttttaatgtaaacaaataaatgctTCTTCTGCCTAGGAAGACCTTTACCAGTTCTACAAAAGACTTAAGGTTTAAGCCATTTTATAGTACAGTTCTGGTTATgtacaagcagaagagattacCATGCGTGAGGCTTGTCGTGCGATGCGGTACACCGTCCAGCCATTAGCAACATTCTCCAGCTGCTGTTGGATGACAGTCTTCACTTCGGCTGACAGAGACGACTGGCTAGCAACAAAAATCACTGTTGCCAAGGAAACCTGCAGCAATCACATCGGGAGAGATGAGTGTTATGAGCTGAATGCAATGTCATCTAACATAGTTGTGGGTTAGCAGTAatgcacagacaaaaaaaactaaacaagttCTATTTCTAATTGAAAACCGGTTTGCAGAACATAGATACAACACATTTACTACTTAATTGTCATGTAAATGCTGTTGTGGGTCTCCTGTGCCTGTGCTTAAAACATAAAAGCTACACTTAAAGCTTTAATTTACTGTCTAAACAGCAGCTGACTCATGCACAGGCTCTCACCAGAAGTTCTTGCTGCTTGTCAGTGGAGGAGTGACTGGCCACTCTGTAGAGGTCCACCAGATCTCCCAGCATGCCGTCGCCCAACACCGGCAGGTGGCTGGCGATGGCTGCCAGAGCGTGGCACATGAGAACACGAGAGGAGTCACAGGATAAGTGGAGCTGGCCGAGCAGGAATTCCACCACCGATTGGCTGAGATGGGGTCGATTTTTCAGCAGTTTGACCAATGAGGTGAGGGCTGTCTAGGGTTGAAACAAAAATGGACGTTTAAGGATTGGTATTATTAAGCCATAATGGGGATGAGGGTTGGTTGACGGTAAACACCCTCCTCCTGGTAATCAATCATAATTACATACATTTCCAGGAGGTGGATGGCAGTGAGTTAGATGATGTAGGTAAGGTGTGCTGGTATTATGGCCATCAGTGTTAGATAAAGTCGTAACAATTAAGCTTTACTGAGCAATGCTCCCAAAATAATTTTACCCTCGTTAGTTGCAATCATTTGTCCAACAGATATTAAAGATGGACGCCACATTTATTATTGCTTTGGTATCAGATAACACAAATGTAAACACAGTTTGGATACATTTTTCAGTCAAAATACTGCATCCTAAATGCCTCACAATAGAAGAAGAAATCTTTATttgtcacactcactcacacacacacacacacacacacacacacacacacacacacacacacacacacacacacaatgtgcagTGAATGTGTTCCCTGCATTTAACACATTCTAACTAATTACTAGGCACTCAACTAGGCACTAGCAACTAGTATAAAGACCTTATACATTTAACAAAAAGAGGGCaatttctctcccatcccggaatgctctcctcagaccctcctctgcagcgctgtggaggaaggtctggcaatgcgagactaatgttTTATAAACACAAGCAATCATACAACAACTTTGCCAGCTTAGGTAACAGGACAGTTTTCTACATTATGTGATACGACCACATTTGGGTTGGTACCAAATGAGGTTTGATTCCCAGCCCTATTCATCCAATCAACGCCATCTGCCTTGTGGTTATAACGTTGTCTTACTTTGAGTGTGGCCTGAGTGCTGGGGCTGCTGTCCTGACTGCAAAGCATCAAAAGGGACTCCACTCCCAAAACGGTGTCCTGCTCCAACTGTACTATatctgaggaggagagataCAGCAACACTTAACCTTCGCACACAAGCGCAAACATCAGTGGGGTGAATGAGAGCTGAAGCCATTAATGAGCAATTGGCATTAGATGCATCGCTAACCCAAGGCATTACTTGTTGTAACTAACCTTTTTCTGGACAGGAAATGGCAATGTTTGAGAGCACTATCACCCCATGAGCAGCCACTGCCAGGTTGCTATGGTAACAACATTCTTGTGCCAGTTTAACCAGGTCAGTGAGCAGGGGGGGAACTGAAGAGCCACCTGAGAAGAATGTTTGAGAGGAAAACATCAGTTCAGCGTCATTCCCTTCTTCAGTGAATGAGAAATAATGGCAATGGAAACCTGCAATTAAATcccaattaaaataaaattcttAAAGCTAGAGTGCGGAACtttaacatataaataaatgtctgttacattcaagcacTTGACAAACGAGTTCACACAATGCTGATTAAGCCTATCACTGCcagaaaaaaaactctgtatttctcagtatacCGGAGTTGTAGTCTGGTTTCGGTCGTGTGGCACCAGAAGGACGCCTGAACAGCTTTTTGTCCTCAGAGCGAGTACTTTATTAACTCCCCAACAATATCAATCCATGAGCAGTACACGGTTCTGTTAACCAACCTCGCTCACTCACTTACAGTTCCTCACAGCATAGCACTGCTTATTCTGATTGGTTACACAGTATGTCAGTCTTCCTGTATTACCAAATACCTTGACAggcaggaaagggggagagactACAGTGACGCAGCATTAATATGCATCAGTGTTTGTGTAATTACTCTCACTGCCAGAGGGGGGAGTCATAAGTTTCGCACTCCAGCTTAAAAGAAATTCACAGTGTAACaagaatgtttttgttgtttttaaaagcgAACTAAACCGGTCATATTATTGAAGTATTGCTTGATTGCAATTGTCCCCGAGAGGGTGGAGAGGACAGCCAACATCCCCAGCTTCAAACTGTTGTAAGGGCTGGTCAGGGCACATTCACACAGGGTCTGCAGAGATGAAACACAATCGATTACCTACAGATTTTAAACCATGAAGACGACCCTACAGTGCAACGGTCAGCCTCTGAAACACTACCTGAGTGTTTTCTCTGATCCAAAGGTGAGGCGCCTTTTTAGCCAGAAGCTTCAGGTCATTAGTTGCAAGTCTCTTCACAGCTTGTCTTGGGTCATCCTTCAGGTATTGAAGGAGGAGCTGCAACTGTACAGATAAGGAATCAATTAAAAAGTAATTTCAGTTAGTTATAATAGCAAAAAAGAGCTACGTCATTGACAGACAAACGTCAAAGATATACATTTCTATGTGTGAACCTACCATGACAGTATCTAACAAGTAACGATGAGCTACAGCTCTGTCATGGTACTACCTGCTTTGGGATATCGATGAGGGAGGAGGCAGCCAGCTGGGTGAAGGTGTGCAGGGTGACGATGACCATGGGGGTGGAGGGGTAAGAGTTGACTAGGTGCTGTAGAAGCTCTCTGCTGCTTGAGGCCAAGCTGGCGTCATGATGCATGTGCTGCAACATGGGGATCAACTTCAGCTTCAGTTCCACTGGAGTGTCTAAACCTGAGGTTAAGACATAGGAGGAATGAGAACTCTATAGACAAAACTAAATACGGCATACCAACAGCTGTCTGCTGAAcagtgatctctctctctctctctctctctctctctctctctctctctctctctctctctctctctctctctctctctctctctctctctctctctctctctctctctctctctacattcAGATACTTTTCTACAATACTTTCAGAGTTGTatgtttattttgattattaaatggactgtattCATTTTTGTGTGAGCTACAATGTTCACACTAACTACATGTTattgttcatttgtttaataaaaggtTTTAAAGGTTGTCTAACTTGTTAACTATGACATCCATGGATGCATTTACTATTAATCACCTGTTTTAGgccttgatttgtttttatttaaattttggaTAGTTGTTTGGAAGATTTGAAATAttcaaaacttgaaaaaaaaaatgttaatccaGAGagctattgtttttctaaaagTGATCTGTAACCTTTTTAATACTGGATAGAAAGATTTTTACCTTGAATCATCTCACTGACTTTGTTGCAAATCCCTGCTGCAAAGTCTCTGAAAACAGACCAAAGTTATGTTATACAAACCAGCATCCCATATATAGTATATGTACCACAGCTCAGGTAGAGCAAGAATTTTCCTTACTTTGACTGTGCAGAGAAGCTTGCAGCAGCAAATATGGCAGCCTCCACTTCTACGTTGTCATGAGAGTCCAAACTTTGGCGAATACTGTGGTGGGCATTCTTCCTGTCTGGGATGATGGAGGCCAAACTACCAAGCATCCTGAATAAACCCACAGGGAAATAGCTGTTTAAGCCTCGGATAAGCTGGCGAGCAAGCAACACTCATTCTTGTGGGACTGAAGAGGAGTACAACATTAGCAGATGTTGGTCTCTCCGTTCTAAATTGGAAATCCTGTGCCAACCAGCAAAAGATTAAATGTCCTTTTTATTTAGTACATTAAGCATTATTACCTCAGAGTGATGGCTCTGGCCACGGGGTCGTTGCTATGGATGACTGAAAACACCCTTTTAACAAATTCGTCCACATTGAGGATCTTTTCGAGATGTTTCTCACTCTGTTGAGTTACTTTCAGCACACAAAGGCGCAGAAAATTGTTCCTGAAATCAGAGAGACAAGCTTTTAGAAACAGAGATCGTTACCGCAATAAAACCAGTTTCACCAATCACACACCATAGACATGTTACTAATGATTACTTACTTTTAATTATATAATCTTTCAataaatatatagtatgtatggtttcccccagtgtattgcaagcctggtgGACCACCAGGCCTAAACCACTGGGAAttattgtttaatgtatttaattttttattttaaactacagttacatTTGGGTGGCTTGGTTGGAAAGTTAGACGTAGTCATATTTTTAAATCttcagttagcttttagcagtGACCTAATGTAGGGCTCTATGGAATCTGTCTTGTAACTTTAATAAATTCTTAATTTTGCAATTCtgtccatgattctgttatcatAGAAACTATTGGACTCTACATTAATGCGgccatcagtctgtgactgTGCGGAGTCGTGCCCTcgttgaaaaacaaaacaacaaaaaaacgaaaTCCCTTAAAAAAGGTACACTGTAGGAATTTcccccatctagcggtgaaattgtattttgcattcaaacgaatagtgctctctagcgcctcgctttttcaaatACGTGTTGCATATACGGTAGCcgttatgtaccaagaagctatgacaacatgtcttccaaTTTTCGCTTTTTTGGCGAggaggattccttctcctgtggctgggcataagtatgatcctccattatgaactaaagtgcagtgcaggctttcaaatttgccgggGCAGTGACGAGCGCCTCTCACTGTTCTCCTTctcagctggtttcagtcacgtgacgctggctctgaacgaaaacgtgttgtggattagctagacaggtaGGCTAGTGCTTTACGTCCCTCTCAGcgattatagtttttcaaaatgacGGAACAACAcggaagcctccttggacttgcccgtccaatgtaaatacagataagaaattctttgcttacgaggataagtcagatcattggcagaggtcgTTTTACACCAAttaggacatatttatgaatgaagacattgattttagctaataaaatacttaaaaccctacacagtgtacctttaataCATGAAATGGATAAAACCAAGCAGCTGTAACCAGCAAACTTTGAGTAGTTTGACCTGACATGCACTCAGTTGTCAGTTTAAAAGggtaaaattactttttttactaGGTAAAAGAAATGTTAGTGAAAGAAATACACCACCTCTGCATTAACTCCTTCCTTTATGAAAGCTATAATGTTTAGTTTTCGTTGAAACTGTTTTAGGTAGGAgttgattcaactttatgaACAATTTTCAGGATGTAGTTAGTTGTCCTGTTGAattgtattatgtattattgAGAGGTGTGTCTAACATTAAGATGTATTACTGTTGTAATCGTGTAAAAGACTATTACTTTTGATTAGGTATAACGAGCAAACTGACAGACAGTTGTCAGTTTACTAGCAATCATCAAAAACGGAGATAAGCTATCTTCAAAATTGTATTTAGTCAATGAGTCGTCTTAGTACCAAGTTATAAAGCAGCCATACCCAAGTCTAAAGATGTCTGCTAGCTTCAGAAATGCAGAATTGAtgaggatgggaaaagggtactTCTGGAAGAGTTTGGGGAAGAGCACCACAGCCTCACACTGCTCTCCCAGCTTTCCCGACCGCAACCCTGGAATTCAAGCTATTCAATTAATTTCACCGCTCACAACAAAACAGGTACATTTCATATATTCAGCAACATTTAGCAAAGCCGACGCAAGACACAACACACGGGGTCAGAAGACAACCAATGCTAATTTGCACGCTAGCTAGCTTACGCACCTTTGTCCAGCTCCATGAGAGCGGAATTGGCGTCGAGTTCTTGTTCGCCATAACAAGCCTCTGACAAGAATGAACGTGCAGTTGAAAGCGACATTTTTGTTTAGTTATTTTACTTGGGGGGGGGAAACACCTTGACAGCACCCATGAGCTGTTAGCATTTCATTGTACAGACGACGAGTACTCACAAACCAAGCATACAGCAATAATATTTCCGGTCTACAGCTTTGGTTTTCACAATAAAGCGCTcgtaaattgttacattttgaattcttcttcttcttccattgattattattatttttttgtatatatccAACCTTTATTTAACAAATTCAGGCCATTACAAAGGGAGTACCAAATACAGACTAGGTATCCAACTATGACAAAGAAGCAACTGAattctaaaaaaagaaatagaggTGTAGTCCACAACCAATACTTGTATGATCTGTAACACATCCCCTGCTTGTTTAGTTTTTATACATTTCAAAGATTTCTTATAAATACGTAACTCATTCAtgaacacacaaaataaaggtCTCACCTTCAAAAATCTACATTTGTGGATAAACTGTTTAGCTAAAATAATCAAGGTGTTATACATCTGGTCCCTTTTTTTTGTCCTCCATTAACACTCCCAATTTAACGTCCCCATAGCTCAAAGACGGTGCTTCTGAATTCTTTTCAGAAATCCAATTTCTGACCaaatcacattacattacattacactcaaaaaataaatgttcttaaGGTTTCCATATCTGAATTACAAAAAGTACAATTATTCTCGTCAATGTTAAGTCTTTGTTTAAGAAACCTATTACATGGATATATATCATTCAACACTTTACAACTTTATATGTAGTAAACGATTCTTAGGTGAAATTTTACGGCTTAATATTTGTTACTTTTAAGATTGAATTTAGTTTAAAATAATTCTGTTTTTAAAGTGGGATGCATTCTTTTATATGAATATTACCCAGCAGTAAGCAGTTACAATTATATCCCCCTTGAtaattaatgcatcagtaataatgATGCAGAATTATAACAATAATGCTGTAAGCTActtacatccatccatccatcttcgtccgcttatccggtgtcgggtcgcggggggagcagttccagcaggggaccccaaacttccctttcccgagcaacattaaccagctccgactgggggatcccgaggcgttcccaggccaggttggagatataatccctccacctagtcctgggtcttccccgaggcctcctcccagctggacgtgcctggaacacctccctagggaggcgcccagggggcatccttaccagatgcccgaaccacctcaactggctcctttcgacgcaaaggagcagcggctctactccgagctcctcacggatgactgagcttctcaccctatctctaagggagacgccagccaccctcctgaggaaacccatttcagccgcttgtaccctggatctcgttctttcggtcatgacccagccttcatgaccataggtgagggtaggaacgaaaactgaccggtagatcgagagctacTTACAtgagtatttatatttttcatattttacctGTTTTGTTGcagtacttttatacttttactttggTAAATTTTTTGAAGAAAGACAGACATGTTATAAGACATAAAAATACTAATGCTTAGAATaacaatttctttctttcttataaGGTTTTCCCACAAAAATGTtcaattaattattaaaaacatttttaaaaggacatGTAGTCCTTGTCTCTCATTGaaaactccagattctatgaatatgcaaatacttttttatttcaaaactgCTGGACACAAGTTGTCTCCCACTTCACAGAAAAGTCCATCTCAGTGTAGGCTATGTGCACTGGGCGTCTAAAGTTCTCACATCACACACTGTGTTATATATTGGATATAAGTTGTGTGTCGGACCATTATTGTCTTACAAACTAGTTTTGATATCACAAAGTCATGCTCGTACATAAACCATTAAACAGAAATGTAGGTATTACCGCATAGAAAATGACCCCCTTTCACAGTTTTGAAGtactttgtactttacttgagtcatcTTTTAaggccactttctacttctacttcatTACAATTATTTTACAGCTTACTAGTTACAAATTAAGATGTATTAAGAACACATGGAAGGCTTGTAAAATAAGTtttgttataaattaaactaaccAAAACGAttaattcaagtagcctacaGCTGTAATTATTAGTCGATTAATCATTTAGGCTAGTTGATTGACAGTCACAGGGgacatttttctgcattgagtgcAGTACATTAagtacatacttttacttaagtaacattatCAATGCAGGACTATGTATATAGTATTTTTACAGGGtgttattagtacttttacttaggtaaaagATGTGAATACTTCCTCAACTTTTGCTCAAGATCCATCCAAAACAGAGATTATGTTGATCCAGTTCTAAGTACGACTGATGATCAGTATACTGGGCTGGGCCATTCTCTTAaggttatttattttgaaagaacGATCTCCGTACAGACTTTTTGGGCTCTGCTTTGGTAAGAACCGGTATGAACCTGCGGATGTGGAAGTGACGCTGAGGAGGAAGTGGTTGTTTCAACCAATGGTAGCGCGTAACGCAAGATTAGCGGGGGATTCGGTCCCTGTGGTGCGCCGAGTTGTTCGCGGgaaagacagcagcagcagcagcagcaacacggAAAAGACCACCAGCTAACGATCCGACAAACTTCTGaattatttaaaattatttcagATTGTCCGAGTTTAGGGATGCTTTTCCGCTCAATACTTGACAGAGGAGTGGGCAGACGAAGGCAGAATGGTAAGATAATCAATGTGTTTGGGAAtatttggggggcttttccgttaacgttactgggtGTGCCTTGTGATTTATTGTGCTATCTAAACTTAAGCTAGGTTTTATTAAGGGTAATGTTTAAAGCTCACCTTTTTGCCATGTGAAGTTTAGATTTTTAATCCCACTGCAGTTTACAGATGGATCTTTGGTCACGTTCTATTTCTCTTGCCATGGCAGAAAAATGTAACGATCCAAACTAGCTCACATTTACGTTAGTTTGCGTTAATAATGTAACGTGGTGTTACATTAATAAGCGTAAAAAACTCCGCTTCTTTAACGTGTCTGGAAGTATATCTTTAAAACATGTAGgccaaataatataaaaaaaaaactgatgttcAATGCAGTGACCTGTGCTCTACCGTTTTGCATTATAACTCTTAAAATGAGAAAACCTAACTAGTAACTCATTTGTTAGTTTTAAATTCGAATCAGTTTGAAATCAATCATTTGGATAGCAGATTGTGTTAATAAGTgaacattattttaacattaCGATAGGAGACCACTGAAAGTCGATTAATGATAATATTGAGTTACAGCCCAgccttttattcattttaaatgtcataAGTAAGAAGTCAAACAtagactgaagaaaaaaaaaagtacacacaGCCATCAGATAGATGTGGTggaataaatgtaattttaactCTGAATGCCGTGGAGTAACTTCACAAAATTGAAGTATCAGTAGTTAATAGTTTAAGTACAGTGCCTGACTAGATGTACTTTCTTCTTGGATCTCCCCAGCCCTCCCTGCAGACCCCTGGCCCAGGTACCCTCTGAGCTCTGTGCTGGGAGGCTACCAGTGTGTCCGACAAGATGAACACATCTCCTATGGCAACCTGGGTGACTCTGTGCCACCGTTTGGATTGGCTTTCTCCTCTGGTAACCCACCTGTACATGCTATATTACCCTCAGATGATACACAACAGAGCTGTTGCCATTTATCCATCTAACCGACGTGTCTCTCTTCAGCGGGGAACATGCAGAACATCCTTGCAGTAGCTAATGAAGAAGGCATTGTTAGGATCTACAACACAGAGAGCCGTGAAAAGCCACTCCTTAAAGGTATGTGTAGAACCCCACCACCAttatcattttttattattataaagaaatgtcagaggcttatggtgtgtgtatgtttgcagaATGGTTGGCTCATGAGAATGCTGTCTTTGACATAGCCTGGGTACCAGGGGAGCCTCACTTAGTAAGTACAACTAAATACATGCCATATCATCAGTCCACTTTGAATCATGATGTCAGTAACATCTTTTAAATGCTTTAGATATTACTACATCTAATATTTGGTCCTTACATAGATACTTTTAACTCATATATTGATGTTGcctggttttattttgtttatgacTCCTTGTAGTTCCTCATTATCTACTCTTGTTCATATTGCAGCATTTAAAGCAGCTTGTAAACTCTCTTTACTGACAAGTAAAGCCTTCTTGAAACCATTCTTAGGTGACTGCTGCCGGGGATCAGATGGCCAGGCTGTGGGATGTGAAGTCAGGGGAGATGTTAGGCAGCTTCAAGGGTCACCTCTGCAGCCTTAAGTCTGTTTCATTCACACCACAGGAGAAAGGTATATTTTATTCTGACCACATACTATATTGCAGGGGACAATTTTGTTCCCTGGCTTCTCTCAAAGGACACAAGAAATTGCCGTGTTGGTGGTGTGATATTGGATTTTGGGAatatttattgaaatgtttatatGCACCCTCACCTATTGGCATAGCATTAAAACAGAATATATATgccaggaagaaaaaaacaattggaATCTTCATTTAAAAATCTAAGAAAATAAACCGTTAACTGAATGTGAACTAATTTTTTTGTAGTAGTTAAGTAGGTGGATACATGACATTACATTTAATATCTTTGCATTAATGATGCTTTGATGTATCACATTATTGATGCTTTGTCTTCTATGAAACAGCTGTGTTCTGTACTGGGGCCAGAGATGGAAATATTATGGTCTGGGACACCAGGTGCAGCAAAAAAGGTATCAATTGGAAATTTCAATTAcaaaggttttgtttttttattgtgtataaTGTAGTGTTTATTCAGTCCCAATCTTTATTTCTATAAAGTTATAATGCATAAGGCCTTATGGGGCAAATGTATAAAGATTAGTCGggctattttatgtgtgtgtgcgtgagatcATGTTTGTGTCTTCCTCTCAGATGGTTTCTACAGACAGGTGAAACAGATCAGTGGTGCTCACAACAAAGCAGAGACAAACACCCCCGCCAGAACAAAGAAGAGGCGGAGTAGCACGCGTGGCATGGCTCCCAGTGTGGTGAGTTTCTCCAACGATTTAAATGAAAGAAAGAGCAGTGCAGAAGGAAGGACGGACGATCTTTAAGCACCTCATCT
This genomic window from Perca flavescens isolate YP-PL-M2 chromosome 18, PFLA_1.0, whole genome shotgun sequence contains:
- the ints7 gene encoding integrator complex subunit 7 — translated: MSLSTARSFLSEACYGEQELDANSALMELDKGLRSGKLGEQCEAVVLFPKLFQKYPFPILINSAFLKLADIFRLGNNFLRLCVLKVTQQSEKHLEKILNVDEFVKRVFSVIHSNDPVARAITLRMLGSLASIIPDRKNAHHSIRQSLDSHDNVEVEAAIFAAASFSAQSKDFAAGICNKVSEMIQGLDTPVELKLKLIPMLQHMHHDASLASSSRELLQHLVNSYPSTPMVIVTLHTFTQLAASSLIDIPKQLQLLLQYLKDDPRQAVKRLATNDLKLLAKKAPHLWIRENTQTLCECALTSPYNSLKLGMLAVLSTLSGTIAIKQYFNNMTGGSSVPPLLTDLVKLAQECCYHSNLAVAAHGVIVLSNIAISCPEKDIVQLEQDTVLGVESLLMLCSQDSSPSTQATLKTALTSLVKLLKNRPHLSQSVVEFLLGQLHLSCDSSRVLMCHALAAIASHLPVLGDGMLGDLVDLYRVASHSSTDKQQELLVSLATVIFVASQSSLSAEVKTVIQQQLENVANGWTVYRIARQASRMGCHEFSSELYQSLRTRVASEHFYFWLNSLKEFSKAEQCLSHVEDRDYSGAMSAIAEALRSYQKGIASLTAASTPLSPLTFQCEFIKLRIDTLQALSQLICTCNSLKTSPPPAIATTIALTSGNDLQRCGRIAMQMKVCMDEFRSLAARYADLHQSSFDADYATLRNVELQQQSCLLVSHVIEALILDPQAASFQEYGTLGSVQTESEYERLMMSVFSRVLEEVEGLTKKHPPVSHLHTGCLCDAVIALLKVPLSFQRYFFQKLQSTSIKLALSPSPRTPSEPIPVQSSQQLTLKVEGVVQHGTTPGLFRKIQSVCLNVTSVLQSKTGPDYKIPLDTKTNEIEQRVEPHNDYFSTQFLLNFSILGTHAVTVEASVVDESGIEWKTGPKTTVSVKSLEDPYSQQLRHQLQQSGAQPAPQRSAYARF